Proteins from a single region of Ziziphus jujuba cultivar Dongzao chromosome 1, ASM3175591v1:
- the LOC107408322 gene encoding uncharacterized protein LOC107408322, giving the protein MYGRKACQLVKELTTGEKGQLMPFNSDLFDQVIAECGQHYFEIQSLTRKMEEEGLDIETTKNEDHYGSLIHHLSLVRNKRCLMAYLYNRAEILRNLTWKVGPVLPQEIQEKLSHLEEDYFKKHSASLKSYMSKLDLDLAVDMVPPKDPYIQVRVLDDIGDGIVLSDDKTANFAPHSMHFLKRTDAEQFISRGLMEELTG; this is encoded by the exons atgTATGGAAGAAAAGCATGCCAACTGGTAAAAGAACTAACTACCGGAGAAAAAGGGCAGCTCATGCCGTTCAAT AGTGACCTATTTGATCAAGTAATTGCAGAATGTGGTCAACACTATTTTGAGATCCAGTCCTTGACAAG GAAAATGGAGGAAGAAGGATTGGATATTGAAACAACTAAAAATGAGGACCACTATGGGTCACTAATCCATCACCTTTCCTTAGTTCGCAATAAACGCTGTCTAATGGCATATTt GTATAACCGAGCAGAAATTTTACGAAATCTGACATGGAAGGTAGGGCCTGTGCTTCCACAAGAAATCCAAGAGAAGCTCAGCCACTTAGAGGAAGACTATTTTAAGAAACATTCTGCGTCTTTGAAATCATATATGTCAAAACTGGATCTTGATTTGGCTGTG GATATGGTGCCGCCAAAAGATCCCTATATTCAAGTTAGAGTCCTTGATGATATTGGTGATGGAATAGTACTAAGTGACGATAAGACAGCCAACTTTGCTCCTCATTCAATGCATTTTCTTAAACGAACTGATGCTGAGCAGTTTATCTCACGG GGCTTGATGGAGGAACTGACAGGCTGA
- the LOC107408479 gene encoding MAPK kinase substrate protein At1g80180 produces the protein MAGLQRSAVSFRRQGSSGLVWDDKFLAAEVKKKEEEDARARAQAEAEAQGEETEKPEIKAPKPINTIDRSRSNGGGRGYRTGRVSPAIEPPSPKVSACGFCSAFGKPANKTQRTKASIAKRRSR, from the coding sequence atGGCTGGTTTGCAAAGATCTGCAGTGTCTTTCAGGAGGCAAGGGTCTTCAGGACTTGTATGGGACGACAAGTTCTTAGCAGCGGaggtgaagaagaaggaagaggaAGATGCACGAGCACGAGCTCAAGCAGAAGCTGAAGCACAAGGTGAGGAAACGGAAAAGCCTGAGATTAAGGCACCCAAACCAATCAACACCATCGATAGAAGCCGATCCAACGGCGGAGGACGCGGCTACCGAACCGGCAGAGTATCTCCGGCGATCGAACCTCCTTCGCCAAAGGTCTCCGCATGTGGGTTTTGCAGCGCCTTTGGTAAACCGGCAAATAAAACTCAAAGAACGAAGGCTTCTATCGCTAAGCGTAGATCACGGTAG
- the LOC107408445 gene encoding uncharacterized protein LOC107408445, producing the protein MDAVQVVSSATQIVSSMVSAVAALNEASRNLDEAPKRIQNLEDFVCQLENLSHRVKQKHVHKLHNPRLDHQIQSLNSLIQRLRPKISKARRSLSGNKFKNWAKVVRNSLSGDPLAKLGVSIQNDLNQWLEIQNSTMIVEKAIESTAQDVPLRLKIKTEHGFPISSKGSFVQKLLEQEDSHRVILIVGLSGMGKSSLARQVASDPPARFVGGAVELRFGQWCSRPACNGNKAEYQKRLAGKICKFLVMIGFWKKIKDEHNGGLEYVCVVLQEALYGKSILIVLDDVWEQDIVERFTKLYDNDCKYIVTTRNEAVYEITEAEKVELSKDDIREISKAVLLHHSLLSEEELPDVADGLLERCGHHPLTVAVMGKALRKETRGEKWEQAITNLSTYATCAEGPVSYVNEKEAENKLTIFGSFEFSLDAMPEDSRKLFIALAALSWEEPVPEACVEGIWSVLGQESLFSLVERKLVEGSLLMKMETEPLYLVHDMVSLYLGSKLKDSIEIILNQSTLEGTAGICPWLLIFGKENVKTLSEQKIVHFLSAEAKLAVITLKSIIQVMMASKSISELEASRASFSGILGPRISDLISTKSESVIAASAEAITNIFSNSDYSNYFPPLEATDIVSTMASILENCEDPTIQTSISIVLAKLAEFGSTETVNKVLEAIPFNRMADLLTPNAEEWHESMFTILMSLTKAGKSKAVEKMFASEIDKHLVKLLANGSDVAQNHAIVTLKTFYELGGRPENGSLRLTNLDLLPWQARLRLERYLKSDGNVPFSPVPQILEDLIHKLVDSDKKKMSEAAQDLIPIVEQAGEPIIRDKILKSPLIKRLSELLQYEHSEKNSMKSQSAFLLMKLACSGGEPCIRKFLEYDIVPELVKMMHCSIAEMQDTAYTALHQMLFGNGGVLILNQILQMHLVERMAQSLEGRSVKTREVNMNCLLDIVELGNKACLEHIFSLQVVEKLVKMEKSTGGTGEILVKFLRGMDKCKNLSVAERRVMKQQAIRKVKSGMRGHKFESKVVGAVDACVSEGSKGGSSSSGKHRK; encoded by the exons ATGGATGCTGTGCAGGTGGTTTCTAGTGCCACACAAATAGTTTCAAGTATGGTAAGTGCTGTTGCTGCATTAAATGAAGCGTCTAGGAATCTTGATGAAGCTCCTAAGAGAATTCAGAACCTGGAGGACTTTGTGTGTCAACTTGAGAATTTGAGTCACAGAGTTAAGCAAAAACATGTCCACAAACTTCATAATCCTCGTTTGGATCATCAAATTCAAAGTTTGAATTCCCTTATACAACGGCTGCGTCCAAAAATTAGCAAGGCTAGGAGGAGTTTGTCAGGGAATAAGTTTAAGAACTGGGCTAAAGTTGTAAGGAATTCTTTATCTGGGGACCCACTTGCAAAACTAGGCGTTTCAATTCAGAATGACTTAAACCAGTGGCTTGAAATTCAGAATTCGACCATGATTGTTGAGAAAGCAATAGAATCCACAGCTCAAGATGTTCCACTTCGATTGAAAATAAAGACTGAACATGGCTTCCCAATCTCTAGCAAGGGTAGCTTTGTTCAGAAGTTATTGGAACAGGAGGATTCTCATAGAGTCATTTTGATTGTTGGCTTATCCGGTATGGGGAAATCATCTTTGGCTCGTCAGGTGGCTTCAGATCCTCCTGCAAGGTTTGTGGGTGGAGCTGTTGAACTCAGATTTGGCCAGTGGTGCAGTAGGCCTGCTTGCAATGGAAATAAGGCAGAATACCAAAAGCGGCTGGCAggaaaaatttgtaaatttctaGTGATGATTGGATTTTGGAAGAAGATTAAGGATGAACACAATGGAGGTCTTGAGTATGTCTGTGTCGTGCTTCAAGAAGCCTTATATGGAAAGAGCATTCTGATCGTTCTTGATGATGTGTGGGAGCAGGACATAGTAGAGCGCTTTACAAAACTCTATGATAACGATTGCAAGTATATTGTAACAACCAGAAATGAAGCTGTCTATGAAATAACAGAAGCTGAGAAGGTAGAGTTAAGTAAAGATGACATACGGGAGATTAGCAAGGCAGTTCTTCTCCACCATAGCCTCCTTTCTGAAGAAGAGCTACCG GATGTAGCAGATGGCTTGCTTGAACGTTGTGGTCACCATCCCCTGACAGTTGCTGTTATGGGTAAAGCTCTCAGGAAAGAAACAAGAGGTGAGAAATGGGAACAGGCCATCACAAACTTATCCACCTATGCCACATGTGCAGAAGGCCCTGTATCATATGTGAATGAAAAGGAAGCTGAGAATAAGCTAACAATTTTTGGGTCATTTGAATTCAGTCTGGATGCTATGCCTGAAGACTCTAGAAAGCTCTTCATAGCTCTAGCTGCTCTTTCATGGGAAGAACCTGTACCAGAGGCTTGTGTGGAGGGAATCTGGTCAGTTCTTGGGCAGGAGAGCTTGTTCTCTTTAGTTGAACGCAAGCTTGTTGAAGGCTCTTTGCTGATGAAGATGGAGACAGAACCCTTGTACTTGGTACATGACATGGTTTCTTTGTACCTTGGTAGCAAGCTAAAAGATTCAATTGAGATAATACTCAATCAATCTACATTAGAAGGAACTGCAGGCATCTGTCCATGGCTTCTAATATTTGGGAAAGAGAACGTAAAAACTCTGTCTGAGCAGAAAATAGTTCATTTTCTCAGTGCTGAAGCGAAGCTGGCTGTTATCACCTTAAAATCAATTATCCAGGTTATGATGGCTAGCAAATCCATTTCTGAACTTGAAGCCAGCAGAGCAAGCTTTAGTGGCATTTTGGGACCTCGAATTTCAGATTTGATCTCAACTAAGTCAGAGAGTGTAATAGCAGCATCTGCAGAAGCCATCACCAATATATTCAGCAATAGTGATTATAGCAATTATTTTCCACCCCTCGAAGCTACTGACATTGTCAGCACGATGGCAAGCATCTTAGAAAATTGTGAGGACCCCACGATCCAAACTAGCATTTCGATTGTTCTAGCAAAGCTTGCAGAATTTGGAAGCACAGAGACAGTCAATAAGGTGCTTGAAGCAATTCCATTTAATCGAATGGCTGATTTGCTAACCCCAAATGCTGAGGAATGGCACGAGAGCATGTTTACAATATTAATGTCATTGACCAAAGCTGGGAAATCAAAAGCTGTTGAAAAAATGTTTGCTTCTGAGATTGACAAGCATCTCGTTAAACTTCTTGCTAATGGATCTGATGTAGCACAAAACCATGCAATTGTCACTTTGAAGACATTTTATGAGTTGGGTGGCCGTCCTGAAAATGGATCTCTTAGACTCACAAATCTGGATCTCTTGCCATGGCAAGCTAGACTCCGTTTGGAAAGATATCTCAAGTCAgatggaaatgttcccttttcaCCAGTGCCACAAATTCTTGAAGATCTTATCCACAAGTTAGTTGACAGTGACAAGAAGAAAATGTCAGAGGCAGCACAAGATCTCATACCAATTGTTGAGCAAGCAGGAGAGCCAATAATCAGAGACAAGATTCTTAAGAGCCCCCTCATCAAAAGATTATCTGAACTACTGCAATATGAACACTCAGAAAAAAACTCAATGAAATCTCAATCTgcatttttattgatgaagcTGGCTTGCTCTGGTGGAGAACCATGCATTAGGAAGTTCCTAGAGTATGATATAGTCCCCGAGCTAGTTAAGATGATGCACTGTTCCATTGCAGAGATGCAAGACACAGCCTATACAGCACTACACCAGATGCTCTTTGGCAATGGTGGAGTTCTCATTTTGAACCAAATTCTTCAAATGCATCTTGTAGAGAGGATGGCTCAATCACTGGAAGGCAGATCAGTCAAGACTAGGGAAGTGAACATGAACTGTCTTTTAGATATTGTTGAGCTGGGAAACAAAGCCTGCTTGGAGCATATATTTTCGTTACAAGTAGTGGAGAAGCTTGTAAAAATGGAGAAATCTACTGGAGGGACTGGTgaaattttggttaaatttcTCCGGGGAATGGATAAATGTAAGAATCTTTCAGTGGCAGAGCGTAGGGTAATGAAGCAACAAGCTATTAGGAAGGTAAAGAGCGGCATGAGAGGTCATAAATTCGAGTCAAAGGTTGTGGGAGCTGTAGATGCTTGTGTATCAGAGGGTTCCAAAGGTGGCAGTAGTAGTTCTGGTAAACACAGAAAGTAG
- the LOC107408254 gene encoding uncharacterized protein LOC107408254, translating into MDSLMVVATVAQVVSSMVAAVAALEQASRTLDEAPERIRSLEDFLYQLETLSGRLKQKHVYKLHDPLLDHKIQSLNSLIQRLRPKVNMARRTLSGGNKIKYMAIVVWNSIVGDPIGKLVDSIRDDLNWWLESQSTNLNVEKEIESLAQDVPAVLPLKIKTDKKECSIPRKAEIVKGLLEQGGSHPVIMIVGPSGMGKSILARQILSDPPRRFVDGAVELRFGEWCSRSACNGNEFEYRKRLARKIRKFLVMIGFWDKNMDVYCEDLEQICLLLQKSLYRKSILILLDDVWEQDIVESFTNLYDNECKYLVTTRNKAVVSKIAVAEQVELSKDGAESRLSEEKLQGKDIRKEETTERLGQAMTNLLSRL; encoded by the exons ATGGACTCTTTGATGGTGGTTGCTACTGTAGCACAAGTAGTTTCAAGCATGGTAGCTGCTGTTGCTGCGTTAGAACAAGCTTCTAGGACTCTTGATGAAGCTCCTGAGAGAATTCGAAGCCTAGAGGACTTTCTTTATCAACTTGAAACCTTGAGTGGCCGACTTAAGCAAAAACACGTGTACAAACTTCATGATCCTCTACTGGATCACAAAATTCAAAGTCTGAATTCCCTTATACAACGGCTGCGTCCAAAAGTTAATATGGCGAGGAGGACTTTGTCAGGAGGTAACAAGATTAAGTATATGGCTATAGTTGTATGGAATTCTATAGTTGGAGACCCAATTGGGAAACTAGTGGATTCTATTAGGGATGATTTGAACTGGTGGCTTGAATCTCAAAGTACAAATCTCAATGTTGAGAAAGAAATAGAATCCTTAGCTCAAGATGTCCCTGCAGTACttccattgaaaataaagactGATAAAAAAGAATGCTCAATTCCTAGAAAGGCTGAAATTGTTAAAGGTTTACTGGAACAAGGGGGTTCTCATCCAGTCATTATGATTGTTGGTCCATCTGGTATGGGGAAGTCAATTTTGGCTCGTCAGATTCTTTCTGATCCTCCTCGGAGATTTGTAGATGGAGCGGTTGAACTCAGATTTGGTGAATGGTGCAGTAGGTCTGCTTGCAATGGAAATGAGTTTGAATACCGAAAGCGATTGGCGAGAAAAATACGTAAGTTTCTAGTCATGATCGGGTTTTGGGATAAGAATATGGATGTATACTGTGAAGATCTAGAGCAAATTTGTTTACTGCTTCAAAAATCCTTGTACAGGAAGAGCATTCTGATTCTTCTTGATGATGTGTGGGAGCAGGATATAGTTGAGAGCTTTACAAATCTATATGATAATGAGTGCAAGTATTTAGTAACAACAAGAAATAAAGCAGTTGTCTCCAAAATAGCAGTAGCTGAGCAGGTAGAGTTAAGCAAAGATGGGGCAGAAAGCCGCCTTAGTGAAGAAAAGCTACAG GGTAAAGATATCAGGAAAGAAGAAACAACTGAAAGGTTAGGACAGGCCATGACAAATCTATTGTCCAGGTTATAA
- the LOC107408201 gene encoding protein UNUSUAL FLORAL ORGANS has protein sequence MWKDLPFDVLSTIFSFLSPDSLARARSVCRQWHTCARAYPLASESNHPSWFIALPLRNLTQSNCFLLNPVLTNWHSLSLDFLPIPVRPVGSVGGFLLLRTTNSTTLRLILCNPFTRQYKHLPLLSIPRSNPAVGVVPLHSTSFPSFRVYVAGGMSEAPYGGGGGATYEPTLEMYDSNQDTWKVVGNLPMEYAVRMTVWTPNECVYSDDDGLLYWITSARAYSLMGYEIGSKTWRELRVPMADKLEFAALVWRKGRLTLVGGTCGGDARVWELSEGDNWVMVEKVPVEMGMKFAGEKGSWAGTKCVGSESDGAIYLYKDVGSGMLVWKENGEKGKWDWFWIDGCGGGGGGGGVIRGKQVSNLQIKGLLIQPNLALSSFF, from the coding sequence ATGTGGAAAGACCTCCCTTTTGATGTTCTATCCACCATCTTCTCGTTCCTCTCCCCTGATTCATTGGCTCGAGCCAGATCAGTATGCAGGCAATGGCACACCTGTGCCAGAGCCTACCCTTTGGCCTCAGAGTCCAACCACCCATCTTGGTTCATTGCCTTGCCTTTGCGCAACCTGACTCAATCTAACTGCTTCCTTCTCAATCCGGTCCTCACCAATTGGCACTCTCTCTCCCTCGATTTCTTGCCGATCCCGGTTCGTCCCGTCGGTTCGGTTGGCGGTTTCCTCCTCTTAAGAACCACAAACTCCACGACACTGCGTTTGATCCTCTGTAACCCTTTTACCAGGCAGTACAAGCACCTTCCTTTGTTGAGCATTCCCAGGTCCAACCCCGCCGTTGGTGTCGTACCTTTACATTCTACGTCGTTTCCTAGCTTCAGAGTCTACGTGGCCGGCGGCATGTCCGAGGCACCGTACGGAGGTGGAGGAGGAGCGACGTACGAGCCGACGTTGGAAATGTACGACTCAAACCAGGACACGTGGAAAGTTGTGGGGAACTTACCCATGGAATATGCCGTTAGGATGACGGTTTGGACCCCAAATGAGTGTGTCTACTCCGATGACGATGGGCTTCTCTATTGGATCACGTCGGCCCGGGCTTATAGTTTAATGGGCTACGAAATTGGGTCCAAGACGTGGAGGGAGCTGAGAGTGCCGATGGCGGACAAGCTGGAATTTGCGGCGCTGGTGTGGCGGAAGGGGAGGCTGACACTTGTAGGTGGCACGTGCGGTGGAGATGCACGTGTGTGGGAGCTTAGTGAGGGAGATAATTGGGTAATGGTTGAGAAGGTACCGGTGGAAATGGGAATGAAATTTGCGGGGGAGAAGGGAAGCTGGGCTGGTACAAAATGTGTGGGAAGTGAAAGTGATGGGGCTATTTACCTGTATAAGGATGTTGGGTCTGGAATGTTGGTGTGGAAGGAAAATGGAGAGAAAGGCAAATGGGACTGGTTTTGGATTGATGggtgtggtggtggtggtggtggtggtggtgttatTAGAGGCAAACAAGTCTCAAATTTGCAAATCAAAGGATTGCTCATTCAACCAAATCTTGCCCTTTCTAGCTTCTTTTAA